The segment CGGCCAGGCTGGTTGCGGCTGTTCGCGCACCCCGTCGCGACTGGCAATCTCTACCACGCCCCGCAGCTGCTCCTCCAAAAGCTCCCCGCGCCCGCGTTCACCGTCACCACGAAGCTCGACTTCACTCACGCTGCCGCCGGCGACGCCGCCGGACTGATCGTGTTCGGCTACGACTATGCGTGGCTCGGCGTCCGCGACGGGAAGCTTGTCCACGTCGTCGTGAAACACGCGCACCAGCAACCGGTGCGGACCGAAACCCCGCTCGAGGTTCCCGTCGCGGGTCCTTGTTTCCTGCGCCTGGTCGTCCGCGAGGGCGCCCACTGCGAATTTTCCCACAGCACCGACGGCCGGCACTACACGCCCATCGGCACTCCCTTCGTTGCGAACGTTTCGCGCTGGGTCGGTGCCAAGATGGGCCTGTTCGCCGCCGGTCCGGGCAGCTCCGCCGCCGATTGGGAATTCTTCCACGTCGAGCCCGTGAGTGCGCGTTGATCCGCCGATCGCACCGCCGCGGCGCATCCGGTGTGGCACGGGTTGCTCGCCCGCGCTCAGCCCATCTTCACGACGGCACTCCCGTGCCCCGCTGCACCTCGTCGACGCTTGCGTGGGAGCGCGGGCGTCTGGTGGAGTGACATAAATCCGCTTACACTTTTTCGCACCAAGCCGGGTTCGTTTGTCTTGAAGAGGAAGCCATGAGGCTTGGGGAGGGTTGAGGGAGGGGCGCAGCCCCTCCCTCACCTGAACCTACGAACGGGGACGAGGCCGGATCTGGTTAGCCGCGGGTCGATCGTGCCCAGCAGGAGGGAATCGAAGTGTACGCGGTAAAGCTGCCGGTAAGGGGTGAACGCCACGGTCAGGCCAACGAAGGCCCGACCGATGTGGCGATGGCTGCCGTCCAGCTTCACGTAGCCGTGAGGCCTGACCCGGCGAGTGACGCAGCCGAGCGGGTACTGTGGCGGCACGAGTCGGGGCAGCAGCCGGGTGCTCGGGCGGTAGAGGCTGGCCGGAGTGCGTCCGGCCAAACCCTCATGCGGACGGTCGTGGTTGTACCGGCCGCACCAGCGCTGCAGGCGTCGGACTTGCGCGCCGTAGGAGCGGGACACGGGCGTGGCGGCCTCGGCCTTGAGCATGCGGTGCATCTGCTCGTGAGCGTTGTTGTCGAGGCGGCGTTTGCGGCTGACAAACTGCACTTCGATGCCCAGCCGCTGCCACCATAGGCTCAGCGCGGTCAGGCCATACGGCCCGCTGCCGCAAAACGGCGTGCCGCGGTCAACCCGAATCGCCTGCGGCACGCCGAAGCGGCGGAACAGCCGCGCGAACACGCGGCGGACCACCGGCTCGCTCTGCCGGGGCACGGGATGGGCCGTAAGCATGAAGCGGCTGTACAGATCGCGCACCGTTAAAGCCAAGATCCACGCTCCGTCTTTGGTGTAAAAGTCTCCCTTGAAGTCCGCGGTCCAGACCGCGTTCACTCGCTCGGCGAGCACGGTGGCGGGCCGCCCCGGTCCGGCTCTAAGCTTGCGACGTCGCTGGTGCACGCGACCGGCGGCTACCAGCCACCGGTGGAGCGTCCGGCTACACGGCACTCGC is part of the Opitutus terrae PB90-1 genome and harbors:
- a CDS encoding helix-turn-helix domain-containing protein; its protein translation is MPWKIKTAEQQRQALAREMTRGTVSVTALCARFGVSRTTAYKWAARYVAQGVNGLVARQPGRPKQVSQALARWHARVLLARQARPSWGAPKLRWWLERTHPGERVPCSRTLHRWLVAAGRVHQRRRKLRAGPGRPATVLAERVNAVWTADFKGDFYTKDGAWILALTVRDLYSRFMLTAHPVPRQSEPVVRRVFARLFRRFGVPQAIRVDRGTPFCGSGPYGLTALSLWWQRLGIEVQFVSRKRRLDNNAHEQMHRMLKAEAATPVSRSYGAQVRRLQRWCGRYNHDRPHEGLAGRTPASLYRPSTRLLPRLVPPQYPLGCVTRRVRPHGYVKLDGSHRHIGRAFVGLTVAFTPYRQLYRVHFDSLLLGTIDPRLTRSGLVPVRRFR